One segment of Paraburkholderia caribensis DNA contains the following:
- a CDS encoding efflux RND transporter periplasmic adaptor subunit, giving the protein MKKTWFSVGQILLTLIVVVIAAAVLWKLVDYYMFAPWTRDGHVRADVIQVAPDVSGLITQVKVVDNQQVKQGEVLFVIDQARYALALRNAQATAQQRRATLDQARREDARNRALGNLVAREAVEETHSRVETATAALADAEVAIDTARLNLQRTVVVSPVDGYLNDRAPRVGEYVSAGHAVLSVVDMHSFRVDGYFEETKLHGIDIGQPVDIKVMGEPGVLRGHVLSIVAAIEDRDRQQSPNLLPNVNPAFSWVRLAQRIPVRVALDEVPADFRMIAGRTATVSVRGIGPSMGRRPAASDAAAASAASPGGASTTGAAIVGTAPASATHSASGASQ; this is encoded by the coding sequence GTGAAAAAAACCTGGTTCTCCGTCGGGCAGATCCTGCTCACCCTTATCGTCGTCGTGATCGCAGCGGCCGTGCTGTGGAAGCTGGTGGACTACTACATGTTCGCGCCGTGGACGCGCGACGGCCACGTGCGTGCCGACGTCATCCAGGTTGCGCCCGACGTATCCGGCCTCATCACCCAGGTGAAAGTCGTCGACAACCAGCAGGTCAAGCAAGGCGAAGTGCTGTTCGTGATCGACCAGGCGCGCTACGCGCTTGCGCTGCGTAACGCGCAAGCCACCGCGCAGCAGCGCCGCGCGACGCTCGATCAGGCACGCCGCGAAGATGCCCGCAACCGCGCGCTCGGCAATCTCGTCGCGCGCGAAGCCGTCGAGGAGACGCACTCGCGCGTCGAAACGGCCACGGCCGCGCTCGCCGACGCCGAAGTCGCAATCGACACGGCACGCCTGAACCTGCAGCGCACGGTGGTCGTGAGTCCGGTGGACGGCTATCTCAACGATCGCGCGCCGCGTGTGGGCGAATATGTTTCGGCGGGACACGCGGTGCTGTCGGTGGTCGACATGCATTCGTTCCGCGTCGACGGCTACTTCGAGGAAACCAAGCTGCACGGCATCGACATCGGCCAGCCTGTCGACATCAAGGTGATGGGCGAGCCGGGCGTGCTGCGCGGCCATGTGCTGAGCATCGTCGCGGCGATCGAGGACCGCGACCGCCAGCAAAGCCCGAACCTGCTGCCCAACGTGAATCCCGCGTTCAGCTGGGTGCGTCTCGCGCAGCGCATTCCCGTACGCGTTGCGCTCGACGAGGTGCCCGCCGACTTCCGCATGATCGCGGGCCGCACGGCGACGGTGTCGGTGCGCGGCATCGGGCCTTCGATGGGACGCCGCCCGGCGGCGTCGGATGCCGCGGCGGCTTCGGCTGCCTCGCCCGGCGGTGCTTCGACCACGGGCGCGGCCATCGTCGGCACCGCGCCGGCTAGCGCCACCCATTCTGCTTCGGGCGCATCGCAATGA
- a CDS encoding DUF1656 domain-containing protein, which produces MIGEIDILGVFVPAVLVLMFIAYLMNLVVRNVFARIGVYRFIWHRSIFDLGIYVLLLGLVVIVSHRFIT; this is translated from the coding sequence ATGATCGGCGAAATCGACATTCTCGGCGTGTTCGTGCCAGCCGTGCTGGTGCTGATGTTCATCGCCTATCTGATGAACCTGGTCGTGCGCAACGTGTTCGCGCGCATCGGCGTTTACCGCTTCATCTGGCACCGTTCCATTTTCGATCTCGGCATCTATGTTCTGCTGCTGGGGCTTGTCGTCATCGTTTCGCACCGGTTCATAACGTGA
- a CDS encoding FUSC family protein, translated as MAYPSVRDWLFSAKTFAAAMIALYIGLALELPRPYWAMATVYIVSNPFVGATRSKALYRALGTALGAAGAVLIVPPFVESPFLFSTIVGLWTGTMLYVSLNDRTARSYVCLLAGYTLPLIALPAVTNPTTVFDLAITRTEEILLGIVVASIVGSVVFPSRLAPTLIERTDAWFRDAAFYASETLSGHIAGATISASRQRLAATVNGLEFLLSQLTYDHTRPDIVRRARALQGRMQIFLPLISSMADPLIELVRQRGAHTPELETLLADVAKWIKAPALEAKHADEPDHEAEALRARVDAMRPSAQALASWDGALLSNALWRLGQVIDVWRDIRCLRAAIVHETVLWRPHFRHWRLGGTERYFDYGMMLFSTASAVGAVIVACGLWIASGWNDGAAAVTLAAVSCCFFAALDDPAPSVFKFFLATCASVVLAGLYVFVVLPHVHDFAMLVVIFSGPFLIIGTLIPSPQFTLVTLLTAVNTATFISIQSAYEADFFVFINSNLAGVAGLLFAFIWTRITRPFGAELAAGRLTRSAWADVVVSASTAAIEDQRNLYSRMLDRLMQLLPRHAASDSNRHPAIESFRDFRVALNALDLRRTRRKLTYDLQGSIDDVLAGVRQYFEQCIARRERQPVPAALIETIDAAVAQVTTRNIAQTQGGAQPGQAEPGAAPAPPPVTPHGERWLRETLHALVGMRLSLFPPHPAPGSHAPPQPETAA; from the coding sequence ATGGCCTATCCCTCAGTCCGCGACTGGCTGTTTTCCGCCAAGACCTTCGCGGCCGCGATGATCGCGCTGTACATCGGCCTTGCGCTCGAACTGCCCCGTCCGTACTGGGCGATGGCGACCGTCTATATCGTCTCGAATCCGTTCGTCGGCGCGACCCGCTCGAAGGCGCTGTACCGCGCGCTCGGCACGGCCCTCGGTGCGGCGGGCGCGGTGCTGATCGTGCCGCCCTTCGTCGAGTCGCCGTTCCTGTTCAGCACGATCGTCGGGCTGTGGACGGGCACGATGCTCTATGTGTCGCTGAACGACCGCACCGCGCGCAGCTATGTGTGCCTGCTCGCCGGCTACACGCTGCCGCTGATCGCGCTGCCCGCCGTCACCAATCCGACCACCGTCTTCGATCTCGCCATCACGCGTACGGAAGAGATCTTGCTGGGGATCGTGGTCGCGAGCATCGTCGGCAGCGTGGTGTTTCCGAGCCGCCTTGCGCCGACGCTGATCGAGCGCACCGACGCGTGGTTCCGCGACGCCGCGTTCTACGCCAGCGAAACGCTGTCCGGCCATATCGCGGGCGCGACGATCTCGGCCTCGCGCCAGCGCCTCGCGGCCACCGTCAACGGGCTCGAATTCCTGCTGAGTCAACTGACCTACGATCACACGCGGCCCGACATCGTGCGCCGGGCGCGCGCCCTGCAAGGCCGCATGCAGATTTTCCTGCCGCTGATATCGTCGATGGCCGATCCGCTGATCGAGCTGGTACGGCAGCGCGGCGCGCATACGCCCGAACTCGAGACGCTGCTCGCGGACGTCGCGAAGTGGATCAAGGCGCCCGCGCTCGAAGCCAAACACGCGGACGAGCCCGATCACGAAGCCGAAGCGCTGCGCGCGCGCGTCGATGCGATGCGGCCCTCCGCCCAGGCGCTCGCGAGCTGGGACGGCGCGCTGCTGTCGAACGCGCTGTGGCGTCTGGGCCAGGTCATCGACGTCTGGCGCGACATCCGCTGCCTGCGCGCGGCCATCGTGCACGAAACGGTCCTGTGGCGGCCACACTTTCGCCACTGGCGGCTGGGCGGCACCGAGCGCTACTTCGACTACGGCATGATGCTGTTTTCCACCGCATCGGCCGTCGGCGCGGTGATCGTCGCGTGCGGACTGTGGATCGCGTCGGGCTGGAACGACGGCGCAGCCGCCGTCACGCTCGCCGCCGTTTCCTGCTGCTTCTTCGCGGCGCTCGACGATCCCGCGCCCTCCGTCTTCAAGTTCTTCCTCGCGACCTGCGCGAGCGTCGTGCTCGCCGGGCTGTATGTGTTCGTGGTGCTGCCGCACGTGCACGATTTCGCGATGCTGGTCGTGATCTTCTCCGGGCCGTTCCTCATTATCGGCACGCTGATCCCGAGCCCGCAATTCACGCTCGTGACGTTGCTCACGGCCGTCAACACGGCGACCTTCATCAGCATTCAGAGCGCTTACGAAGCCGACTTCTTCGTGTTCATCAACAGCAATCTGGCGGGCGTCGCGGGCTTGCTGTTCGCTTTCATCTGGACGCGCATCACGCGGCCGTTCGGCGCCGAACTGGCGGCCGGGCGGCTCACGCGGTCCGCATGGGCCGACGTCGTGGTGAGCGCGTCGACGGCGGCGATCGAAGACCAGCGCAATCTGTATTCGCGCATGCTCGACCGGCTGATGCAGCTGCTGCCGCGCCACGCGGCCTCGGACTCGAACCGCCATCCGGCGATCGAAAGCTTCCGCGACTTCCGCGTCGCGCTGAACGCGCTCGACCTCCGGCGCACGCGCCGCAAGCTGACCTACGACCTGCAAGGCTCCATCGATGACGTGCTCGCCGGCGTGCGGCAGTATTTCGAGCAGTGCATCGCGCGCCGCGAACGGCAGCCGGTGCCCGCCGCGCTGATCGAAACGATCGATGCCGCCGTCGCGCAAGTGACCACGCGCAACATCGCGCAGACGCAAGGCGGCGCGCAGCCGGGGCAAGCAGAACCGGGCGCTGCGCCGGCGCCCCCGCCCGTCACGCCGCATGGCGAGCGCTGGCTGCGCGAGACGCTGCACGCGCTGGTCGGCATGCGCCTGTCGCTGTTCCCGCCGCATCCCGCGCCCGGCAGCCATGCGCCGCCACAACCGGAGACCGCAGCCTGA
- a CDS encoding MarR family winged helix-turn-helix transcriptional regulator — MVNLHLLRRSVSSTLVVAARRWRRTSHSVLSAYNVSEACAGPLLTAHRLGEAVRQVTLAEHVGIEGPSLVRLLDQLCAAGLVRRDEDPDDRRAKTITLTDEGRAVTARMEERLMDLRARVLKGVSREDLETTLRVLNAFNASLDATVTSDKGVSDEPAAAARSGSKRNA; from the coding sequence ATGGTCAATCTCCACCTTCTACGCCGCTCCGTCAGCAGCACGCTGGTCGTCGCCGCGCGCCGCTGGCGCCGCACGAGCCATAGCGTGTTGTCTGCCTACAACGTGTCGGAAGCGTGCGCGGGTCCTCTGCTGACGGCCCATCGCCTGGGCGAGGCCGTGCGTCAGGTGACGCTTGCTGAACATGTGGGGATCGAAGGCCCGTCACTCGTGCGGCTGCTCGATCAGTTGTGCGCGGCGGGCCTCGTGCGCCGCGACGAAGATCCCGACGACAGGCGCGCCAAGACCATCACCCTCACCGACGAAGGCCGCGCCGTCACGGCCCGCATGGAAGAGCGGCTGATGGACCTGCGCGCGCGCGTGCTCAAAGGTGTGAGCCGCGAAGACCTGGAGACGACCCTGCGGGTCCTGAATGCCTTCAACGCGTCGCTGGATGCTACAGTCACCTCCGACAAGGGCGTATCCGACGAGCCAGCCGCAGCCGCACGATCCGGCAGCAAACGCAACGCATAA
- a CDS encoding YdeI/OmpD-associated family protein, translated as MNPKVDAYIDKLEKWREETEKLRAILLECPVTEELKWGVPCYTVDDKNVVLIHGFKEYCAILFVKGALLKDPKGILIQQTENVQSARQVRFTSLQEIVKLQAVLKTYIRAAIEVEKAGLKVVHKSTEEFEVAEEFQNRLDKTPTLKKAFEALTPGRQRAYLLHFSSAKQSKTRESRIEKCLPMILDGKGLNDA; from the coding sequence ATGAATCCCAAGGTCGACGCCTATATCGACAAGCTCGAAAAGTGGCGTGAAGAAACAGAAAAACTCCGAGCGATCCTGCTGGAATGCCCCGTCACGGAAGAATTGAAATGGGGCGTTCCCTGCTACACGGTCGACGACAAAAACGTCGTGCTCATTCACGGCTTCAAGGAATACTGCGCGATCCTGTTCGTCAAGGGCGCGTTGCTGAAGGACCCGAAAGGCATCCTGATCCAGCAGACGGAGAACGTGCAGTCGGCCCGGCAGGTACGGTTCACGAGCCTGCAGGAAATCGTCAAGCTGCAAGCGGTTCTGAAGACCTACATCCGCGCGGCGATCGAAGTCGAAAAAGCCGGCCTGAAAGTGGTTCACAAATCGACCGAAGAATTTGAAGTCGCCGAGGAATTCCAGAACAGGCTGGATAAAACGCCCACGCTGAAAAAAGCTTTCGAAGCACTAACGCCCGGACGCCAACGCGCCTATCTGCTCCACTTCTCTTCGGCGAAGCAATCGAAAACCCGGGAATCGCGAATCGAAAAATGCCTGCCGATGATTCTCGACGGCAAAGGTCTGAACGACGCGTAA
- a CDS encoding NAD(P)/FAD-dependent oxidoreductase: MKFDTVVLGGGMVGVSVAVHLQKRGLTVALVDRKAPGNETSFGNAGLIQREGVYPYAFPRDASTLLRYARNRSLDVRYHFSAMPKLLPFLYRYWHYSRADRHTAIARSYATLIEHCVSEHRALIDASGAQALVRTGGWLKVFRSARKQDAALRDVERWQAEYGVTFDALDATQLRRAEPSLSHALLGALRYTDAESVSDPNALVTAYARYFEQLGGRVFIGDASTLEPHWSVDTDAGRIDAQSAVISLGPWSDTVSARFGYRLPLAVKRGYHMHYAAQDGARLNQPVLDTEIGYMITPMARGIRLTTGAELAACDAPATPVQLDAIEPIARATFPLGARLDERPWLGRRPCTPDMMPIIGPATRHKDLWFAFGHAHHGLTLGPVTGRLLAEMMTGAATVTDPHPFRADRF, from the coding sequence ATGAAGTTCGATACTGTCGTACTCGGCGGCGGCATGGTGGGCGTGTCGGTTGCCGTGCATCTGCAAAAGCGCGGGCTGACCGTGGCGCTCGTCGATCGCAAGGCGCCGGGCAACGAGACGTCGTTCGGCAACGCCGGGCTGATCCAGCGCGAAGGCGTCTACCCGTATGCGTTTCCGCGCGACGCCAGCACGCTGCTGCGCTACGCGCGCAACCGCTCGCTCGATGTCCGCTATCACTTCAGCGCGATGCCGAAGCTGCTGCCGTTTCTCTACCGCTACTGGCACTACTCGCGCGCGGATCGTCACACGGCCATCGCGCGCTCGTACGCGACGCTGATCGAGCATTGCGTCAGCGAGCATCGGGCGCTGATCGACGCTTCGGGCGCGCAGGCGCTGGTGCGCACGGGCGGCTGGCTGAAAGTGTTTCGCAGCGCGCGCAAGCAGGACGCCGCGTTGCGCGACGTCGAACGCTGGCAAGCTGAGTACGGCGTCACCTTCGACGCACTCGACGCCACGCAGCTGCGGCGCGCGGAGCCGTCGCTGAGCCACGCGTTGCTGGGCGCGCTGCGCTACACCGACGCCGAGTCCGTCAGCGATCCCAACGCGCTCGTCACGGCCTACGCGCGTTACTTCGAGCAGCTTGGCGGCCGCGTCTTCATCGGCGATGCGTCGACACTCGAACCGCACTGGAGCGTCGATACGGACGCGGGCCGTATCGACGCGCAGTCGGCCGTCATCTCGCTCGGACCCTGGTCGGATACCGTCAGCGCGCGTTTCGGCTACCGTCTGCCGCTCGCGGTCAAGCGCGGCTATCACATGCACTACGCGGCGCAGGACGGCGCGCGGCTGAATCAACCCGTGCTCGACACCGAGATCGGCTACATGATCACGCCAATGGCGCGCGGCATCCGGCTGACCACGGGCGCGGAACTGGCCGCCTGCGACGCGCCCGCGACACCCGTGCAACTGGATGCGATCGAACCCATCGCGCGCGCGACCTTTCCGCTCGGCGCGCGGCTCGACGAGCGTCCGTGGCTCGGCCGCCGACCGTGCACGCCGGACATGATGCCGATCATCGGCCCCGCGACACGCCACAAGGACCTCTGGTTCGCGTTCGGCCATGCGCACCACGGGCTGACGCTCGGGCCCGTCACGGGGCGCCTGCTCGCGGAAATGATGACGGGCGCCGCCACCGTCACCGATCCTCATCCGTTCCGCGCCGATCGCTTCTAG
- a CDS encoding RidA family protein, giving the protein MSNEIQRLQTNARMSQVVIANGVVHLSGQVPDTAGASITVQATQILTRIDTLLAAANVDKTRVLTANVWLSDPKHFDEFNAVWDAWVPAGHAPTRACVQALLMKPGLDVEIAVTALA; this is encoded by the coding sequence ATGTCCAACGAGATCCAACGACTGCAAACCAACGCCCGCATGAGCCAGGTGGTGATCGCCAACGGCGTCGTCCATCTGTCCGGCCAGGTGCCGGACACGGCGGGCGCGTCGATCACCGTGCAGGCGACGCAAATCCTCACGCGCATCGACACGCTGCTCGCAGCCGCGAACGTCGACAAGACGCGCGTGCTCACCGCGAACGTGTGGCTCAGCGACCCGAAGCACTTCGACGAATTCAACGCCGTGTGGGATGCGTGGGTGCCCGCGGGCCACGCGCCGACGCGCGCCTGCGTGCAGGCCCTGCTGATGAAACCGGGCCTCGATGTCGAAATCGCCGTGACGGCGCTCGCATGA
- a CDS encoding amidase, whose product MSANDDLVARNAVELRRMIGAKEISPVELLEACIERIETINPAVNAITATCYDDARKAAKAAERKVLDGEPLGLLHGLPLGVKDLEDTAGLLTTYGSPMSRGHVPSRDVVLVERLRAAGAILVAKTNVPELGAGANTRNPVWGATGNPFNPELNAGGSSGGSAAALACDMLPVCTGSDTGGSLRIPASKCGVVGFRPSAGLVPNSRRLLGWTPISVVGPMGRDVEETALQLAATAGLSTGDPLSYEVDPLGFATLPALDLATLRVGYTEDFGCCDVDDGIRALFRSRVAALAPMVQTCEPVQFDLGDAHRAFDVIRAESFVAGLRDAYARDPGALGPNTRANYEMGAAMTLADSAWAQAEQTRIFRRFQSALDRYDVILSPTTPVSPFPWRELYAAQINGRAQENYYRWLALTYVVTLTTHPALSLPCGVDAAGMPFGLQIVGPFHGDLKTLAVARAMEQAFDTHPALRRPRPDLARLAKPNPALKSIVTAPPIFDSTGEAQAGTSSV is encoded by the coding sequence ATGTCCGCTAACGACGACCTCGTCGCCCGCAACGCCGTCGAATTGCGCCGGATGATCGGCGCGAAAGAGATTTCCCCCGTCGAACTGCTCGAAGCCTGCATCGAGCGGATCGAAACCATCAACCCCGCCGTCAATGCGATCACGGCGACCTGCTACGACGACGCGCGCAAGGCCGCGAAGGCCGCCGAGCGCAAGGTGCTGGACGGCGAGCCGCTCGGGCTGCTGCACGGGCTGCCGCTCGGCGTAAAGGACCTCGAAGACACGGCGGGCCTGCTGACCACCTACGGCTCGCCGATGTCGCGCGGCCATGTGCCGTCGCGCGACGTCGTGCTGGTCGAACGATTGCGCGCGGCGGGCGCGATTCTCGTCGCCAAGACCAACGTGCCCGAACTGGGCGCGGGCGCGAACACGCGCAATCCGGTGTGGGGCGCGACAGGCAATCCGTTCAATCCGGAACTGAACGCGGGCGGCTCATCGGGCGGCTCGGCGGCGGCGCTCGCTTGCGACATGCTGCCCGTCTGCACCGGCTCCGATACGGGCGGCTCGCTGCGCATTCCCGCGTCGAAATGCGGCGTGGTGGGCTTCCGGCCGTCCGCCGGGCTCGTGCCCAATTCGCGCCGGCTACTAGGCTGGACGCCTATTTCCGTGGTCGGGCCGATGGGCCGCGATGTCGAAGAAACGGCATTGCAACTCGCGGCAACGGCGGGCCTCTCGACAGGCGATCCGCTTAGCTACGAAGTCGATCCCCTCGGTTTTGCAACGCTGCCTGCGCTCGATCTCGCCACGCTGCGCGTCGGCTATACGGAAGACTTCGGCTGCTGCGACGTCGACGACGGCATCCGCGCCCTCTTCCGCTCACGTGTGGCGGCGCTCGCGCCGATGGTGCAAACCTGCGAACCGGTCCAGTTCGATCTCGGCGATGCGCACCGCGCGTTCGACGTGATTCGCGCGGAAAGCTTCGTCGCGGGTTTGCGGGACGCGTATGCGCGCGACCCGGGCGCGCTCGGTCCGAACACGCGCGCGAACTACGAGATGGGCGCCGCGATGACACTCGCCGACAGCGCATGGGCACAAGCGGAACAGACGCGGATTTTCCGGCGCTTCCAGTCGGCGCTGGACCGTTACGACGTGATCCTCTCGCCGACCACGCCCGTTTCGCCGTTCCCGTGGCGCGAGCTTTACGCGGCGCAGATCAACGGCCGCGCGCAGGAGAACTACTACCGCTGGCTCGCGCTGACCTACGTCGTGACGCTGACGACGCATCCCGCCTTGTCGTTGCCATGCGGCGTCGATGCTGCGGGCATGCCGTTCGGCTTGCAGATCGTCGGGCCGTTTCATGGCGATCTCAAGACGCTGGCCGTCGCGCGCGCGATGGAACAGGCTTTCGACACACACCCCGCATTGCGCCGCCCGCGTCCCGATCTGGCGCGGCTCGCAAAGCCGAACCCGGCGCTCAAGTCGATTGTCACCGCGCCGCCCATTTTCGATTCCACCGGCGAAGCGCAAGCCGGCACATCATCCGTCTGA
- a CDS encoding MFS transporter has translation MSTLALEKAGLSKTQVIAATTLGTALEFYDFTIYSFFAIQIGQLFFPSASPVNQFLLSIGVFGVGFVVRPLGGIVIGAYADRAGRKKAMVLTIMLMALSCALIACAPPYAVAGMAAPFIVLAARLIQGFAAGGEFGPGTTLLVEYASDSTRAFFASWNFAATALGLALGAAVATLVNVSLPKDALLAWGWRIPFVLGIVAAPVGMLIRRRLEETLSDASSASTHRRGALKAALTTHLKLTILGTFAELGGSVSVYITAFFLPSHAVRTLHLSSTASVASGVISSLVLFVAAPVAGRLADRFSRKRVLVISRVTLLLAVYPAFAWLSAQPSTLTLCTVSAFLALFVAGQIVPVLVMIPELFPKHVRATGIALTYVVSASFFGGFSPFVASWLVALTGNPLAPAWYVAAACAVSLVPVIWLRDRTGEALD, from the coding sequence GTGTCAACGCTTGCATTGGAAAAAGCCGGTCTGTCGAAAACCCAGGTCATCGCCGCGACGACGCTCGGCACGGCGCTGGAGTTCTACGACTTCACCATCTACAGCTTTTTCGCGATCCAGATCGGGCAACTGTTCTTCCCGTCCGCGTCGCCCGTGAACCAGTTTCTGCTGTCGATCGGCGTGTTCGGTGTCGGCTTTGTCGTGCGTCCGCTGGGCGGCATCGTGATTGGCGCCTACGCTGACCGCGCGGGCCGCAAGAAGGCGATGGTGCTGACCATCATGCTGATGGCGCTGAGCTGCGCGCTGATCGCCTGTGCGCCGCCCTATGCGGTGGCGGGAATGGCCGCGCCTTTCATCGTGCTGGCGGCGCGCCTGATACAGGGCTTCGCCGCAGGCGGCGAGTTCGGCCCCGGCACGACGCTGCTGGTCGAATACGCGTCGGACTCGACGCGCGCGTTCTTCGCCAGCTGGAACTTCGCCGCGACCGCGCTGGGCCTCGCGCTCGGCGCGGCCGTCGCGACGCTCGTCAACGTCTCGCTGCCGAAAGATGCGCTGCTCGCATGGGGCTGGCGCATTCCGTTCGTGCTGGGCATCGTCGCGGCGCCCGTCGGCATGCTGATCCGCAGGCGTCTCGAAGAGACGCTCAGCGACGCGTCGTCCGCCAGCACGCATCGCCGCGGCGCATTGAAAGCGGCGCTCACCACCCATCTGAAGCTGACGATACTCGGCACCTTCGCCGAACTCGGCGGCTCCGTCTCCGTCTACATCACCGCGTTCTTTCTGCCGAGTCATGCGGTTCGCACGCTGCATCTGTCGTCGACGGCGTCTGTTGCTTCGGGCGTGATCAGCTCGCTGGTGCTGTTCGTCGCTGCGCCCGTCGCGGGCAGGCTCGCCGACCGCTTCAGTCGCAAGCGCGTGCTTGTCATATCGCGCGTGACGCTGCTGCTCGCCGTGTATCCCGCCTTCGCGTGGCTGTCGGCGCAGCCTTCGACGTTGACGCTGTGCACCGTGTCCGCGTTTCTCGCGCTGTTCGTCGCCGGGCAGATCGTGCCCGTGCTCGTGATGATCCCCGAACTGTTCCCCAAACATGTGCGCGCGACGGGCATCGCGCTAACCTATGTGGTGAGCGCGTCGTTCTTCGGCGGCTTTTCGCCGTTCGTCGCGAGCTGGCTCGTGGCGCTGACGGGCAACCCGCTCGCGCCCGCGTGGTACGTCGCGGCGGCCTGCGCGGTGTCGCTCGTACCCGTGATCTGGCTGCGCGACCGCACGGGCGAAGCGCTCGACTGA
- a CDS encoding helix-turn-helix domain-containing protein, producing MARSVARKQSEPVEPTSQIDHQVVGARLRDARKARGLTLMQLSEQSGIAVSTISKAERGDIALTYDKFAALAHALQLEFDAIFGRAKHTRGSGASPIVPTFTASGQQMIYDTPNYEYGMLANDLTGKRMVPMRAHVRARKLADFPDYIRHSGEEFVFLLDGTLELRFETGAVFQLKPGDSLYFDSSVGHVYLSTGKKPAEVLVCCVDTDARRPADAI from the coding sequence ATGGCCAGATCCGTCGCACGCAAGCAATCCGAACCTGTCGAGCCCACGTCGCAGATCGATCATCAGGTGGTCGGCGCGCGGCTGCGCGACGCGCGCAAGGCACGCGGACTGACGCTGATGCAACTGTCGGAGCAGTCGGGCATCGCCGTGTCGACGATCTCGAAGGCCGAGCGCGGCGACATCGCGCTGACCTACGACAAGTTCGCCGCGCTCGCGCATGCGCTGCAGCTCGAATTCGATGCGATTTTCGGCCGCGCGAAGCACACCAGAGGCTCGGGTGCGAGTCCCATCGTGCCGACGTTCACGGCGTCCGGGCAGCAGATGATCTACGACACGCCCAACTACGAGTACGGGATGCTCGCCAACGACCTCACCGGCAAGCGCATGGTGCCGATGCGCGCGCACGTGCGGGCCCGCAAGCTCGCCGATTTTCCCGACTATATTCGCCACAGCGGCGAGGAGTTCGTGTTCCTGCTGGATGGGACGCTCGAACTGCGCTTCGAGACGGGCGCGGTGTTTCAGTTGAAGCCGGGCGATAGCCTGTACTTCGACAGTTCCGTTGGACACGTGTATCTGAGCACGGGGAAAAAACCGGCGGAAGTGCTCGTGTGCTGCGTGGACACGGACGCTCGCCGGCCCGCCGATGCGATCTGA